In the Mytilus galloprovincialis chromosome 10, xbMytGall1.hap1.1, whole genome shotgun sequence genome, one interval contains:
- the LOC143047682 gene encoding serine/threonine-protein kinase 40-like encodes MMKRSLGVSSLNQQSTSSKVQRLNPPSAEVRKAGPYLLGPRQGSSPVRSIVQCLARKDGTDKFYTIKILTLSDPREESQDDRQGKMLLHTEYSLLSLLHNQDGVVHHHGLFKDEALEDKESSRYYPGQSVPRKRRRLCLVLDCLVHHDFSDENQELVNLQHYVIKEKKLSEKEAIIVFLDIVRVVESLHRKNLVHRDLKLGNMVLNKKTKRITITNFCLGKLLVSETDPLKDQRGSPAYISPDVLSGKPYLGKPSDMWALGVVLFTMLYGQFPFYDSQPQELFRKIKAAEFTMPSDGRVSEDSKYIIQNLLTLDSEKRLTALEVIEQLQSLLDKWKAMSSISGPLQVVPDIDDKYVNDNKGEEDEGSAILLSDIPSVDGGDTSTQITDLAHGITPDNDRQPKEKVPVRRRRHISSNPPIHRMTDDAQPLTPTEMTAHRQLLSQHRT; translated from the exons ATGATGAAAAGGTCCTTAGGAGTTTCCTCCTTAAACCAGCAATCCACTAGTAGTAAGGTCCAAAGATTAAATCCACCTTCCGCAGAAGTCAGGAAAGCTGGACCCTATCTGTTAg GACCAAGACAAGGATCTTCTCCTGTAAGAAGTATTGTACAGTGTTTGGCAAGAAAAGATGGAACAGATAAATTCTACACTATAAAG ATTTTAACCCTGTCTGACCCCAGAGAAGAGAGCCAAGATGATAGACAAGGGAAAATGTTGTTACACACAGAATATTCTTTGTTGTCTCTCCTTCACAACCAAGATGGAGTTGTACATCATCATGGACTGTTTAAG GATGAAGCATTAGAGGATAAAGAAAGTTCCAGATATTATCCTGGCCAGTCCGTCCCTAGAAAGAGAAGACGACTCTGTCTGGTGTTAGACTGTCTGGTTCACCATGATTTTAGTGACGAAAATCAAGAACTTGTCAACCTACAACATTATGTCATTAAAGAGAAGAAACTGTCGGAGAAAGAAGCCATAATTGTATTTCTTGATATTGTTAGAGTTGTGGAGAGTTTACATAGG AAAAATTTGGTTCATCGTGATTTAAAGCTTGGTAACATGGTACTGAACAAGAAGACAAAGAGGATAACAATAACCAATTTCTGTCTTGGAAAACTTCTGGTCTCCGAGACGGATCCATTAAAGGACCAAAGGGGTAGTCCTGCTTATATCAGCCCTGATGTCTTAAGTG GCAAACCATATCTCGGCAAGCCAAGTGACATGTGGGCCCTGGGTGTAGTATTGTTTACCATGTTATATGGACAGTTTCCATTCTATGACAGTCAGCCACAGGAGTTATTCAGGAAGATAAAAGCTGCAGAGTTTACTATGCCAAG TGATGGGAGAGTTTCTGAAGATTCTAAGTATATCATTCAAAATCTTTTAACATTGGACTCTGAGAAGCGTTTAACAGCTTTAGAGGTCATAGAACAGTTACAGTCACTTCTTGATAAATG GAAAGCGATGTCTAGTATAAGTGGTCCTCTACAAGTAGTCCCTGATATTGATGACAAGTATGTTAATGATAACAAGGGTGAAGAGGATGAAGGTTCAGCTATACTTCTATCAGACATTCCATCTGTTGATGGTGGCGACACCTCCACACAGATCACTGATCTAGCTCATGGAATCACTCCAGACAATGACCGACAACCCAAAGAGAAGGTACCAGTCAGAAGACGCAGACACATATCATCCAATCCACCAATCCACCGGATGACAGACGATGCTCAGCCACTTACACCTACAGAGATGACGGCACATAGACAACTGTTGTCACAGCACAGAACTTGA
- the LOC143047683 gene encoding uncharacterized protein LOC143047683 → MELSNILTYAADLKSLLIVYDNSVVQLSMLDTKIHRLDQQIFTANIEGASGYGVHLQSQKSVTVGVKKVFEKLKTKKWQEIQELSALILQSNDPSHPTPTATTDSQPETDTMATSFTEMFCAYSRTA, encoded by the exons ATGGAACTCAGTAACATTCTGACCTATGCTGCTGACCTCAAGTCCTTACTTATTGTCTATGACAATTCTGTTGTACAACTTTCTATGCTAG atACCAAGATTCATCGTTTAGACCAACAGATCTTCACAGCCAACATAGAGGGAGCCAGTGGTTATGGTGTACATCTACAATCCCAGAAGTCAGTTACAGTTGGCGTCAAAAAGGTGTTTGAAAAGTTAAAGACAAAGAAATGGCAAGAAATCCAAGAGTTGTCTGCCCTGATTCTACAGTCCAATGACCCCAGTCATCCTACTCCAACAGCCACAACAGACAGTCAACCAGAAACAGATACCATGGCAACGTCCTTCACAGAGATGTTCTGTGCTTACTCAAGAACAGCTTAG